Proteins encoded by one window of uncultured Ilyobacter sp.:
- a CDS encoding DUF4962 domain-containing protein, which produces MNRKYLFIEQDIETLRKKIKNTDNGFFKRLYEQCRLYSAAQLTEEHPKGSSTFMGMAAANLSLAYILTKQDHYLEEAKRWILTGCKYPHWGHAHLVDVDLSASWLMFGYSVAYDWIKDDLKEEERTLIKDKLILQGERMYDFAVKTKGEGWSTAFWQNHNWINLTGQAAAGYALGEECEHSKVWTEYAKENFKIVYDVMADDGSDYEGVVYWRYGAMWLLMYAHLLKEREGFNYFEHSGFLQNTFYYRLYQAAPNLEEIINYGDCHDRRSGHSAAMYYKFAAEYNNGHAQKLANIVRSEFLFREQYESGVKPGILPEAWLELIWSDLTVEEQEFDNLPLVKYWDDLGLVVMRSGWEKDAIHFSIKSGTPGGKKQWERSWKMDRELGWKTRGLSHQHPDNNSFILNAFDAFLAVDEGYNRTVKASEHNIVIVDGKGYEHEGGNNIWKETQYETRAKMDFASENGITLACGEAAKMYAKELQLKEYFRNVIYTENGHFYILDQLKSEKEHMYSWLMNSDTVFKKAGEDRYLIENGPAKLEVFTLYPENKSVSSKETNIRAIMTTQEPDKYRETKMKTMVIENREKSKDMYFFNILKPQRTFGEEEITVSKFIEKDCFGSIIEAKTYRETFLFNPLKKEVELGDIKTDAKWVVIVETENKVSKFGMNNGSTLIFKGEKLADGNKTENLFLKK; this is translated from the coding sequence TTGAATAGAAAGTATTTATTTATAGAACAAGATATAGAAACACTGAGAAAAAAAATAAAAAATACTGACAATGGATTCTTTAAAAGGCTGTATGAACAATGTAGATTATATTCAGCTGCTCAACTTACAGAGGAACACCCAAAGGGAAGCTCCACCTTCATGGGCATGGCAGCAGCCAATTTATCGCTGGCCTATATACTGACTAAGCAAGATCATTATTTAGAAGAGGCCAAAAGGTGGATATTGACCGGATGTAAATATCCTCACTGGGGTCACGCTCATCTAGTGGATGTTGACTTAAGTGCCTCATGGCTAATGTTTGGTTATTCAGTTGCCTATGACTGGATCAAAGATGACTTGAAAGAAGAAGAAAGAACCTTGATCAAAGACAAATTAATTTTACAAGGGGAAAGAATGTATGATTTTGCCGTGAAAACAAAGGGAGAAGGCTGGAGTACAGCCTTCTGGCAAAATCATAACTGGATAAACCTAACAGGACAGGCAGCAGCAGGTTATGCCCTAGGCGAAGAGTGTGAACACTCTAAGGTGTGGACTGAATATGCCAAAGAGAACTTTAAAATAGTATATGATGTAATGGCTGATGACGGAAGTGATTATGAGGGTGTTGTTTACTGGAGATACGGAGCTATGTGGTTGCTCATGTACGCTCACCTGTTAAAAGAAAGAGAAGGCTTTAATTACTTTGAACATAGCGGATTTTTACAAAACACTTTCTACTATAGACTATACCAAGCAGCCCCTAATCTAGAGGAGATAATAAACTACGGGGATTGCCATGACAGAAGAAGTGGACATTCAGCAGCAATGTATTATAAGTTTGCCGCTGAATATAACAATGGTCATGCTCAGAAATTGGCAAATATAGTAAGAAGTGAATTTTTATTTAGAGAGCAGTATGAATCAGGTGTGAAACCCGGGATCTTGCCTGAAGCGTGGCTTGAGCTTATTTGGTCTGATCTAACTGTTGAAGAACAAGAATTTGATAACCTGCCTCTAGTTAAATACTGGGATGATCTAGGTCTTGTGGTAATGAGATCTGGTTGGGAAAAAGATGCCATTCATTTTTCTATCAAAAGCGGAACTCCCGGTGGAAAGAAACAGTGGGAGAGATCGTGGAAAATGGACAGAGAACTGGGATGGAAGACAAGGGGACTGAGCCATCAACACCCAGACAATAACAGTTTTATCTTAAACGCCTTTGATGCTTTCTTGGCAGTGGATGAAGGTTACAACAGGACGGTAAAAGCCAGTGAACACAATATTGTAATAGTAGACGGAAAGGGCTATGAACACGAAGGTGGAAACAACATATGGAAGGAGACTCAGTATGAAACAAGGGCAAAAATGGATTTTGCTTCGGAAAATGGAATCACCCTCGCCTGCGGAGAAGCTGCCAAGATGTATGCTAAAGAATTACAGTTAAAAGAATACTTTAGAAATGTAATTTACACAGAAAACGGACATTTCTACATACTAGACCAATTGAAGTCAGAAAAAGAGCATATGTACAGCTGGCTTATGAATTCCGATACTGTATTTAAAAAAGCAGGAGAAGATAGATATCTTATCGAAAACGGCCCAGCTAAACTAGAGGTGTTTACACTTTACCCAGAGAACAAATCGGTTTCTTCTAAAGAAACCAATATAAGAGCAATAATGACAACACAAGAGCCAGATAAATACAGAGAGACCAAAATGAAGACAATGGTAATAGAAAACAGAGAAAAATCTAAAGATATGTATTTTTTCAACATATTAAAACCTCAGAGAACATTTGGCGAGGAAGAAATCACTGTGTCTAAGTTTATAGAGAAGGACTGTTTCGGATCTATCATAGAAGCCAAAACTTATAGAGAAACATTTTTGTTTAATCCTTTAAAGAAAGAGGTTGAGCTAGGAGATATAAAAACAGATGCAAAATGGGTTGTAATAGTCGAAACAGAAAATAAAGTATCTAAATTTGGGATGAATAATGGATCTACTTTAATTTTCAAAGGAGAAAAGTTGGCAGATGGGAATAAAACAGAAAATTTATTTTTAAAAAAATAA
- a CDS encoding tripartite tricarboxylate transporter TctB family protein yields MKKINIVTGIIFIIFSIFIFIQAIGFKQTLIVDAGLGAGFFPKLIAAATIILSVLLIVSTVKDESLTSKVSDVFNSDIKKPLLGMGLILAYAVSIMVFGYLVSTIIFCYVFLHIFRVKKLVTKIAVSVIFSLVIYFIFGSIFLISLPTGLLM; encoded by the coding sequence ATGAAAAAAATAAATATTGTAACAGGTATTATCTTTATTATTTTTAGTATTTTTATATTTATTCAGGCCATTGGTTTTAAACAAACTTTAATTGTAGATGCAGGACTAGGGGCAGGTTTTTTCCCAAAATTGATTGCAGCTGCAACAATTATCTTATCAGTTTTATTGATTGTATCCACTGTAAAGGATGAGAGCTTAACTTCAAAAGTGAGTGATGTTTTTAATAGTGATATTAAAAAACCTTTGCTTGGAATGGGACTTATCTTGGCGTATGCAGTTTCAATAATGGTATTCGGTTACTTAGTAAGTACAATTATTTTCTGTTATGTATTTCTTCATATTTTCAGAGTAAAGAAATTAGTAACAAAAATAGCTGTTTCAGTTATTTTTTCATTAGTAATCTACTTTATATTTGGAAGCATATTCTTAATCAGTCTTCCTACAGGACTTTTGATGTAG
- a CDS encoding AraC family transcriptional regulator has product MREKKREKKIEKTILLILFITSSMYIIYSLETQWKKDKSAYLEEANKFKTKSFNEISRVISFLTYVPQKYDKERAIAEISYKEEVDPLAMFTIQQKLKSDYFIFSKNNSNLAILDKKNKNVIGPYDTFELDDFIEENNLPENIYEVKGYKSKGKYFFVKPSLRKNIYYVLTINDDFFQLNAEDKRFGKWYFIYDGNLINTDEKTDSNEILKLVKSNEELENNIQIYYKEAETPEQNKVTRLLKDIFLYLSLNLIFLTILTKVLVSIAYKPIMKMMSNFGYEKNKEDDIISSMNRVYSKLKTENELLREINKKTVKYIRNKGLVDFFKGIIKFKDLDNSVKNNTETYKVFLGHTEINDYSDEEAISFKQEIGKFTEEKNGLFLLIDKDLIALLVPSDKLNRERIRVLLDDLESKYDMEINGFLSKKGYKIEELYNQYNGFMKFLDYKFQLREKKIISEDDINENSKDYYYPIGVEQRLINNIIDKRIDDVNKIYDDIFYENFEQRKISSVRFEKLKILISNTIRRIQESMPPEKRISEHLFSAVIESESVDILRNNVDKSINSLLETLPKPKDNTNKIINDKIDEFIKLNYAKDISLLDFAEYMGVTLQYASNLYKKIKNETFNKSLRKYRIEKSIELYNADNTLKIKDLSLMVGYTNTMTFINNFKREKGLPPGKFFVNKN; this is encoded by the coding sequence GTGAGAGAAAAAAAAAGAGAGAAAAAAATAGAAAAAACAATACTTTTGATTTTGTTCATCACAAGCTCTATGTATATAATCTATAGCTTAGAAACACAGTGGAAAAAAGACAAATCAGCCTATTTAGAAGAAGCAAATAAATTTAAAACTAAATCTTTTAATGAAATATCTAGAGTAATTTCATTTTTGACATATGTTCCTCAAAAGTATGATAAAGAACGTGCTATAGCTGAAATTTCCTATAAAGAGGAGGTTGATCCTCTGGCGATGTTTACCATACAGCAGAAATTAAAATCAGACTATTTTATATTCAGTAAAAACAACAGTAATTTAGCCATACTAGATAAGAAAAATAAAAATGTGATAGGACCCTATGACACCTTTGAATTGGACGATTTTATAGAGGAAAATAATTTACCTGAAAATATTTATGAGGTAAAAGGTTATAAATCCAAGGGGAAATATTTTTTCGTAAAACCCAGTTTAAGAAAAAATATTTACTATGTTTTAACCATAAATGATGACTTTTTCCAATTAAATGCAGAAGATAAAAGATTTGGAAAATGGTATTTTATATATGATGGTAATTTGATAAATACAGATGAAAAAACTGATAGTAATGAAATTCTAAAATTAGTAAAATCAAATGAAGAATTAGAAAATAATATACAAATTTACTATAAAGAAGCAGAGACCCCAGAACAAAATAAAGTAACCAGGCTTTTAAAAGATATATTTTTATATTTATCTTTAAATTTAATATTTTTAACTATATTAACTAAAGTTTTGGTCAGTATCGCCTATAAACCCATTATGAAAATGATGAGTAATTTTGGATATGAAAAGAATAAGGAAGACGATATTATAAGTTCTATGAATAGAGTTTATAGCAAATTGAAAACAGAAAATGAATTATTAAGGGAGATTAATAAAAAAACAGTTAAATATATCAGAAATAAAGGGCTGGTAGATTTTTTTAAGGGAATAATAAAATTTAAAGATTTAGATAATTCAGTTAAAAACAATACTGAAACCTATAAAGTTTTCTTAGGACACACAGAAATAAATGATTATTCTGATGAAGAGGCCATATCCTTTAAACAGGAAATAGGAAAATTCACTGAAGAGAAAAATGGGTTATTTTTATTGATCGATAAAGACCTTATAGCTTTACTTGTCCCAAGTGACAAATTAAACAGAGAGAGGATAAGAGTTTTACTTGATGATTTAGAGAGTAAATACGATATGGAGATAAATGGATTTTTAAGTAAAAAAGGATATAAAATAGAAGAATTATATAACCAATACAACGGTTTTATGAAATTTTTGGACTATAAATTCCAGTTGAGGGAGAAAAAAATTATATCTGAAGATGATATTAATGAAAATTCAAAAGATTATTATTATCCTATAGGGGTAGAGCAAAGACTCATAAACAATATTATTGATAAGAGAATCGATGATGTAAATAAAATATATGATGATATCTTTTATGAGAATTTTGAACAAAGAAAAATATCCAGTGTTAGATTTGAAAAACTAAAAATATTGATAAGCAATACAATCAGAAGAATACAGGAAAGTATGCCACCGGAAAAACGAATAAGCGAACACCTATTCAGTGCTGTAATCGAATCTGAGTCGGTGGATATATTGAGAAATAATGTCGATAAATCTATTAATTCTTTACTAGAAACTTTACCAAAACCAAAGGATAATACAAATAAGATTATCAACGATAAAATAGACGAATTTATAAAATTAAACTACGCAAAGGATATCTCCCTGCTAGATTTTGCAGAATATATGGGTGTAACACTCCAATACGCCAGTAACTTGTATAAGAAAATTAAAAATGAAACTTTTAATAAATCTTTAAGGAAATACAGAATAGAAAAATCCATAGAGTTATACAATGCTGACAACACATTAAAAATAAAAGATTTGAGTTTGATGGTAGGATATACCAACACAATGACCTTTATTAATAATTTTAAAAGGGAAAAAGGACTACCTCCAGGTAAATTTTTTGTAAATAAAAATTAA
- a CDS encoding sodium:solute symporter family protein produces MSVDISVIIVYFGFLISIGYFFRKFASNSTGDYFAGGGKMLWWMVGSTAFMTQFSAWTFTGAAGKAFTDGWTITILFFANAVGYLMNYLFFAERFRQLRVVTPMEAIKLRFGKVNEQVFTWMNIIPSVLSAAIWLNGLAIFVAAVFKIPMTYTIMATGGVVLLMSLTGGAWAVIASDFMQMVTIMAVTVISTIVAIVKGGGITQLLHDGMPMRPIVGTGVNHFSLFVVWIVFIMLKQFFGTNSIIGGAYRYFAAKDSKNAKKAAGLACILMAIGPLVWFFPAWYVAGHYPDISTWGLENLGGKVRDAAYLIFVRNEMPVGMVGLMMAAIFSATMSSMDSALNRNAGIVVKNFYLSVLKPEADDKELLKVGKWLTLLFGLLIIGVSLVLASLKNLSLFNATMYIGSLVAFPMLVPSLLGFFVKKTPDWAPWATIAVGIVVSYVAGVMLTPEIVEKTLGLSVPFSGREASDLKVVLGIAGHIFITGGFFLTTQLFFKGYKTEKREEEVKLFFGNMETEVVSCDIECAEIDCDQRTILGKLIMTFAGGIALLSLVPNPIYGRLVFLAIAGIVFTVGYTLNKAAGPKKVKETKPTEETKPEGEVVV; encoded by the coding sequence ATGTCGGTAGATATCAGTGTAATAATAGTTTATTTTGGTTTCCTAATTTCAATAGGATATTTCTTTAGAAAATTTGCCTCAAATTCCACAGGTGATTATTTTGCTGGTGGAGGAAAAATGTTGTGGTGGATGGTTGGATCAACAGCTTTTATGACACAGTTCAGTGCCTGGACATTTACAGGAGCGGCAGGAAAAGCTTTTACAGATGGATGGACAATAACAATTTTATTCTTTGCCAATGCAGTGGGTTATTTGATGAATTACCTGTTTTTCGCGGAAAGATTTAGACAGTTGAGAGTCGTTACTCCTATGGAGGCAATAAAACTGAGATTCGGAAAAGTTAACGAGCAAGTTTTTACATGGATGAATATAATTCCAAGTGTATTAAGTGCAGCAATATGGCTAAATGGTTTAGCAATATTTGTAGCAGCAGTATTCAAGATTCCTATGACTTATACTATTATGGCTACAGGTGGAGTAGTTTTACTAATGTCACTGACAGGGGGAGCCTGGGCAGTTATTGCATCAGATTTTATGCAGATGGTGACTATAATGGCAGTTACAGTAATTTCAACTATAGTGGCAATCGTTAAAGGTGGTGGAATTACTCAATTATTACACGATGGAATGCCAATGCGTCCAATAGTGGGAACAGGAGTTAACCATTTTTCACTCTTTGTAGTGTGGATTGTATTTATAATGTTAAAACAGTTCTTTGGAACTAACAGTATTATTGGGGGAGCCTATAGATATTTCGCAGCAAAAGATTCAAAAAATGCTAAAAAAGCAGCAGGATTAGCCTGTATATTGATGGCCATAGGACCATTGGTATGGTTTTTCCCAGCTTGGTATGTTGCGGGACATTATCCTGATATAAGCACATGGGGATTAGAAAACTTAGGTGGAAAAGTAAGAGATGCCGCATATCTGATATTTGTAAGAAATGAGATGCCAGTTGGTATGGTTGGGTTGATGATGGCAGCTATATTCTCGGCAACTATGTCCTCTATGGATTCGGCACTAAATAGAAATGCAGGAATTGTAGTTAAGAATTTTTACTTGTCAGTTTTAAAACCTGAAGCTGATGATAAAGAATTACTAAAAGTAGGAAAATGGCTAACACTACTCTTTGGACTTTTAATAATTGGAGTATCATTGGTTTTAGCATCATTAAAGAATTTAAGTTTATTTAATGCAACGATGTATATCGGTTCATTGGTGGCATTCCCAATGTTGGTCCCTTCATTATTAGGATTCTTTGTTAAGAAAACTCCAGACTGGGCACCATGGGCAACTATAGCAGTAGGAATAGTCGTTTCCTATGTAGCTGGGGTAATGCTAACTCCTGAGATAGTAGAAAAAACTCTAGGTTTATCAGTTCCTTTCTCAGGAAGAGAAGCATCAGATCTAAAAGTGGTCTTAGGAATAGCTGGACACATATTTATAACTGGAGGATTTTTCCTAACAACACAATTATTCTTTAAAGGGTATAAAACAGAAAAAAGAGAAGAGGAAGTAAAGCTATTCTTTGGAAATATGGAAACAGAAGTCGTCTCTTGTGATATAGAATGTGCAGAAATAGACTGTGACCAAAGAACTATTTTAGGTAAACTAATAATGACATTTGCAGGTGGAATAGCCTTGTTATCATTGGTTCCTAATCCAATATATGGAAGATTAGTATTCTTAGCAATAGCAGGAATAGTATTTACAGTAGGTTATACACTGAATAAAGCTGCAGGACCTAAGAAAGTTAAAGAGACAAAACCAACAGAAGAAACAAAACCAGAGGGCGAAGTGGTTGTTTAA
- a CDS encoding tripartite tricarboxylate transporter substrate binding protein, with product MKKLSSVLVLVVLLIQSIAFVGCGKKDAAEGFPEKNIEMIVPFGAGGGTDTVGRTLANSMEKYIGKPVVVNNRTGGSGAVGMTTGAKAKADGYTLTVVTREIVSLPLMGLAQIKSDDFDLLALINLEPAIILVKDDSKYKTAKDLFDDARENPGKVKMASTAKPNFYVLGIEIDQDIKFNHVPFNGAAEAIPAVLGGHTDFTIVTPGEAISQIKSGQLRPIGLMDSERYPELKDVPTLKEQGFDITSGTWRGIGVPKGTPDEIKQKLSEAIDKAVNDPQFKSIMAKSNTSIRYMNAEEFTNFVKKDEKTIQKIVDALN from the coding sequence ATGAAAAAATTGTCATCAGTACTTGTATTAGTTGTTTTATTAATTCAATCTATTGCTTTTGTAGGTTGCGGTAAAAAGGATGCTGCCGAGGGATTCCCTGAGAAGAATATCGAGATGATAGTGCCGTTCGGTGCCGGTGGAGGAACAGATACTGTTGGAAGAACACTTGCGAACTCTATGGAAAAGTATATTGGTAAACCCGTGGTTGTTAATAACAGAACAGGTGGATCTGGTGCGGTCGGTATGACAACTGGTGCAAAAGCAAAAGCTGATGGATATACTCTTACAGTTGTTACAAGAGAGATAGTATCTCTACCACTTATGGGTCTTGCTCAAATTAAATCAGATGATTTTGACCTATTAGCACTTATTAATCTTGAACCTGCAATTATTCTTGTTAAAGATGATTCTAAATATAAAACAGCAAAGGATCTTTTTGATGATGCAAGAGAAAATCCTGGAAAAGTTAAAATGGCAAGTACAGCTAAACCGAATTTCTATGTATTAGGAATTGAAATTGATCAAGATATTAAATTTAATCACGTTCCATTTAATGGAGCTGCTGAAGCAATTCCTGCAGTGCTTGGCGGACATACTGATTTCACCATAGTAACTCCAGGTGAGGCAATTTCTCAAATTAAATCAGGTCAATTAAGACCAATTGGACTTATGGATTCAGAAAGATACCCTGAATTAAAAGACGTTCCTACTTTAAAAGAGCAAGGGTTTGACATTACTTCAGGAACATGGAGAGGAATTGGTGTACCTAAAGGAACTCCAGACGAGATTAAACAAAAATTATCAGAAGCAATTGATAAAGCAGTTAATGATCCTCAATTCAAAAGTATAATGGCTAAATCAAATACTTCAATAAGATACATGAATGCAGAAGAGTTTACTAACTTTGTTAAAAAAGATGAAAAAACTATCCAAAAAATTGTAGATGCTTTAAATTAG
- a CDS encoding FCD domain-containing protein: MKKKPSVLALEYIERKILTREWRPGDKISSEKILEKEIGVSRSSIRSAVEKLVGLNMLEKKPGDGTYVNIIDSESLLNTFLPLIAFSETSYYEILQCRMQLDILAIELFIDNMLPKDLNELKSLHMKMIDSVNDRERFIEFDMEFHKTIARGSGNKTLYLMSNILYSILKEFSREQYSEIPLEEKCVHHEKLFKAIETKNKKLAVSYEESSFLESMAVLK; encoded by the coding sequence TTGAAGAAAAAACCTTCGGTACTGGCACTTGAATATATAGAGAGAAAAATCCTTACTAGGGAGTGGAGACCTGGAGATAAAATTAGTTCTGAAAAGATCTTGGAAAAGGAGATAGGAGTGAGCCGTTCATCTATCAGGTCAGCGGTGGAAAAACTAGTGGGCCTTAACATGTTGGAGAAAAAACCTGGAGATGGAACTTATGTAAATATAATTGATAGTGAGAGCTTGCTCAATACATTTTTGCCACTGATTGCTTTTAGTGAGACTTCATACTATGAGATTCTACAGTGCAGAATGCAGCTAGATATTTTGGCTATAGAACTCTTTATAGATAATATGCTTCCCAAGGATCTTAATGAGTTAAAAAGTCTTCACATGAAAATGATAGATTCGGTAAATGACAGGGAGAGGTTTATTGAGTTTGATATGGAGTTTCATAAGACCATTGCTAGAGGAAGTGGGAATAAGACCCTTTATCTCATGAGTAATATACTGTATTCGATTCTAAAAGAATTTTCAAGGGAACAGTATTCTGAAATCCCCCTAGAAGAAAAATGTGTTCACCATGAAAAACTTTTTAAGGCAATTGAAACTAAAAATAAAAAACTTGCTGTATCTTATGAGGAGTCCAGTTTTTTAGAAAGTATGGCAGTTTTAAAGTGA
- a CDS encoding tripartite tricarboxylate transporter permease, whose translation MFSLILGGFQTVFEPSVMLFLILGVLGGIVIGSLPGLTATMGVAILLPFTFGMEATQGLVLLLGIYIGAIYGGSIAAILLKTPGTPAAAATVYDGYSLVQKGEATKALSMSAIASFVGGLISTIMLMTVSPYLAKFALRFSAPEYFALAVFGLTIIASVSSKNILKGILAGFFGLIIATFGMDPITSYPRFTFGSLNLLNGFSVIPVLIGLFAISEALFQMEALGKSEEKCEVVIFKKEYVSMKELIRVAPTMIKSAILGTFIGSIPGAGADISAFVCYNEAKRTSKHPEKFGTGILEGIAAPEAGNNGVTGGALVPLLTLGVPGDAVAAILLGALVVQGLAPGPLLFQQNPDVVYGLFSAMFMGNIFMLIFGLIGIKLFSRVCEIPKNIIVPLIIFLSIIGSYSLNNSMFDVFVAITFGILGYFMIKVGIPQSPIVLSIILGPMAETNLRKSILMYEGSYSFLYTRPITVVFIILAIISIVSAYKKSGVKVA comes from the coding sequence ATGTTTAGTTTAATTTTAGGCGGTTTTCAGACTGTATTTGAACCTAGTGTAATGTTATTTTTGATACTTGGGGTACTTGGAGGGATTGTAATAGGGTCGCTTCCAGGTCTAACTGCAACAATGGGAGTTGCTATACTTCTTCCATTTACATTTGGAATGGAAGCTACACAGGGACTTGTACTATTGTTAGGAATTTATATCGGAGCTATTTATGGTGGTTCTATCGCTGCGATACTACTGAAAACACCGGGAACACCGGCAGCAGCGGCGACAGTATATGACGGATATTCCCTCGTCCAAAAAGGAGAGGCAACAAAGGCCCTTAGTATGTCGGCAATTGCTTCATTTGTGGGAGGACTAATAAGTACAATTATGTTGATGACTGTATCACCATACCTTGCAAAATTTGCACTTAGATTCAGTGCACCAGAGTACTTTGCACTTGCAGTTTTTGGACTTACGATCATAGCAAGTGTTTCATCAAAAAATATTTTAAAAGGTATATTAGCAGGATTTTTTGGACTTATAATAGCAACCTTTGGAATGGATCCAATTACAAGTTATCCGAGATTTACATTTGGTTCGCTGAATCTACTTAATGGATTCTCAGTAATTCCCGTTCTCATAGGATTATTTGCAATCTCAGAGGCTCTTTTCCAAATGGAAGCACTAGGAAAATCTGAAGAAAAGTGTGAAGTTGTAATTTTTAAAAAAGAGTACGTTTCTATGAAAGAGCTTATTCGGGTGGCGCCTACGATGATTAAATCTGCCATTCTGGGTACATTTATTGGTTCAATACCTGGAGCTGGAGCAGATATATCTGCATTTGTTTGTTATAATGAAGCGAAGAGAACCTCAAAACATCCTGAAAAATTTGGTACAGGAATCCTTGAAGGAATCGCTGCTCCAGAAGCCGGAAACAACGGGGTTACAGGTGGAGCTTTAGTACCTTTATTAACATTGGGAGTTCCTGGAGATGCTGTTGCAGCTATCTTGTTGGGAGCATTGGTTGTACAGGGGCTTGCACCGGGACCACTTCTGTTTCAACAAAACCCTGATGTTGTTTACGGACTGTTCAGTGCAATGTTTATGGGGAATATCTTTATGTTAATCTTTGGTCTTATTGGAATTAAACTTTTCAGTAGAGTTTGTGAGATACCTAAAAATATAATTGTTCCACTAATCATATTCTTATCAATAATTGGTTCATACTCACTTAATAATAGTATGTTTGATGTATTTGTGGCTATTACATTTGGAATTTTAGGGTACTTCATGATAAAAGTGGGAATCCCTCAATCACCAATTGTTTTATCTATAATCCTTGGACCGATGGCAGAGACTAACTTAAGAAAATCAATATTGATGTATGAAGGAAGTTATAGTTTTCTATACACAAGACCGATAACAGTTGTATTTATTATATTAGCCATTATTTCTATAGTTTCGGCCTATAAGAAGAGCGGAGTTAAAGTGGCTTAA
- a CDS encoding heme-binding protein, producing the protein MFVKNTKKLTLKAAKLMGDRALEKCEEIGKSFVFTVVDAGGNVLYIQRMEDAFFTSVGIATDKAFTAAAVKKGTHVLTSIVKPENDLFGLNLTNNGRIITFGGGLPIIVDGEVIGGVGVSGGSVAEDMAVAEAAIDIFEKSK; encoded by the coding sequence ATGTTTGTAAAAAATACAAAAAAACTTACACTAAAAGCTGCTAAATTAATGGGCGATAGGGCTCTTGAAAAATGTGAAGAGATAGGAAAATCTTTTGTATTTACTGTTGTAGATGCAGGGGGAAATGTATTGTATATCCAGAGAATGGAGGATGCTTTCTTTACCAGTGTAGGAATAGCAACAGATAAAGCCTTTACTGCAGCTGCTGTAAAAAAAGGGACTCATGTTTTGACCAGTATAGTAAAACCTGAAAATGACCTTTTCGGTTTGAATCTTACTAACAATGGTAGAATTATTACCTTTGGAGGAGGACTTCCTATCATAGTGGATGGTGAAGTTATTGGAGGAGTAGGTGTTAGTGGTGGATCTGTAGCTGAAGACATGGCTGTAGCTGAAGCTGCAATTGATATTTTTGAGAAATCTAAATAA